The genomic segment GGAGCTGCGCGGCCACGCTAGCGTCCTGTACAAATTGACTCCGATTTGAACGTGAGATTAGCTCAACGACGGCACGCTCACTGGACAGTCAGCACAACCTAATCCGTTTTTACCCGACGCAGCGTCGTCGTGTCGAAAATCTGAATTTCCGAACCGTAGTCGATATAGGCGACATAGGCCGGGTCCTCCGGCAGGACCTCAAAGACGCGCGAGCCGGCCATACCGACGCCCAGCGGGCCGCACGGCAGGGCCTCGCCAACCCCTGAAATCAGGGGAGGTGCTTTAAGTCAAATCCGACGCACCGGCTGGCGCAGGAGGGTCTTCAGCTTTTCGGGGGCGGTGCGGCGCGGGTCGGACAGATAGATTTCGTGGTGGTGGCCGGTTTCGCTCAGGCCATTGTCGGCAATCCATTGATGCAGGCGCGCGATCAGCGGGCCTTCGTCGTCGTAAGAGCCCACATGCAGGGTCTGAACGCTCAAGCCCTCGGCCCAGGTGTCGAGCCGTAACCGCCCCAGAGCTGTGCCCCCTTTGCCCTTGCGCCCGGCCCCGACCACGGCGCGGGCGAACATATCCGGCGTGATGGCGTCCGGCTGCGGCACCATGATCCGCCACGACCACAGGTCCTTGTCGCGGTCATAGAAGCGCTCGAAACGATCGGCCCACCACAGCCCCTCCATCGGCGGCACGCTGTAATCGAGGTCACATTCGACCTTGCTCATGAATTTCAGCCCATAGGCCACCGAAAACAGGGCCTGCATGGCCTCGGCAAAGCCATCGCTATTAGGATCGCCGTGGCCGTCAATCATCAGGAACGGCAGCGGCGGCACGTCGATCAGCACAAACTGACCGGCGGGCGCGGTATAGAGCGGCTTGCGCTCGCGTTTCAGATCGACCTTGCGCATGGGCACCTCCTGAGCGGGAGGTTACAGGTATTGCTGACAGTTTTTGTCAGGACTGACTCGAATCTATACCTCCCCAGCTTGCTGGGGAGGGGGACCGCACAACTGAGCGCAGCGAAGGCGATGCGGTGGTGGGGGCTGGCGTGGGCACTCTTTCCAGCCCACCATAAGCGCGCCCACTTTTCTTTCCCTGTCTTTGTTTGGCCCCTCGCCGGGTGCGGGCTTCACCACCTTGGCGGTTTGAGCGGAATGTCTATCAGAAATCATTCCGCTCTAGGCAATCCCGGCGGCCTCTGATAAACGCTGCCTCCATGTTGACGATACGGGCGCAGCTTCGAATTTGAAGCCCAGCGTAAGCCACCCGCACCGGGTCTTGCGCTGGGAGTACATCGCCACGCCTTATTTGACCGTATCCCCTCCCAGAGATATCAGGATTCATGTCCGAACAGCCTTCACGCGATTACCGCGAAACCGTCTTCCTGCCTGAAACCGCCTTCCCGATGCGCGCCGGCCTGCCCAAGGCCGAGCCCGAAATGCTGAAAAAATGGGAAGAGTCCGACCTGTACCACAGCGTGCGCAAGGCGCGTCAGGCC from the Asticcacaulis excentricus genome contains:
- a CDS encoding GyrI-like domain-containing protein; protein product: MRKVDLKRERKPLYTAPAGQFVLIDVPPLPFLMIDGHGDPNSDGFAEAMQALFSVAYGLKFMSKVECDLDYSVPPMEGLWWADRFERFYDRDKDLWSWRIMVPQPDAITPDMFARAVVGAGRKGKGGTALGRLRLDTWAEGLSVQTLHVGSYDDEGPLIARLHQWIADNGLSETGHHHEIYLSDPRRTAPEKLKTLLRQPVRRI